In a genomic window of Callithrix jacchus isolate 240 chromosome 22, calJac240_pri, whole genome shotgun sequence:
- the INAFM1 gene encoding putative transmembrane protein INAFM1, translated as MRGTSCVGGGGESPGGAGLSEGPRGRWLRLAPVCAYFLCVSLAAVLLAVYYGLIWVPTRSPAAPAGPQPSAPAAPCANRPGAPPVPAPAAASVSCLLGVPGGPRPQLQLQLSRRRRRRRRYSNPGRRPSRQTPGETPEASEGRGPG; from the coding sequence ATGCGGGGCACCAGCTGCGTGGGCGGCGGTGGCGAGAGCCCCGGCGGTGCGGGGCTGAGCGAGGGCCCGCGGGGACGCTGGCTCCGCCTGGCCCCGGTCTGCGCCTACTTCCTCTGCGTCTCTTTGGCCGCCGTCCTGCTCGCCGTGTACTACGGTCTCATCTGGGTGCCCACGCGGTCCCCCGCGGCGCCCGCCGGCCCACAGCCCAGCGCGCCGGCCGCTCCGTGTGCCAACCGCCCGGGCGCACCGCCTGTCCCGGCGCCCGCCGCTGCCTCCGTCTCCTGCCTCCTGGGAGTCCCCGGCGGCCCGCGACCGCAACTCCAGCTGCAGctgagccgccgccgccgccgccgccgccgctacAGCAACCCGGGCCGCCGCCCGAGCCGCCAGACACCCGGAGAGACGCCGGAGGCCTCGGAGGGGCGAGGACCCGGGTAA